GTCGCGCTCAATTGCCCATGGTGCCACCGCGTGACCCTCGCAAGAAACGTCCTTGGCCTCCAAAATAGCATCACCATGGACGTGGCTTTTCCTAACCGCACCTTGGAGGACGATCCCGTCGCGGCCAGCCTTTGGGAGTTTAATCCACAACGGGTCGCAACGCTCACGGGCGCGCCGCTTCCTGAATGCACTTCAGAAACCGCAACGGGACAGCAGTTTCGTTTGGTAAAGCAAATCTATGAAGCGGAGGGCGCGTTAGAAACCAGCGTGCCGATCCTTTACGACAAGAAAACCAAGCGCATTGTGGCAAATGAAAGTGCCGAGATTATACGGATGCTCAATAGGTACGCGGGGAAACTTGGCAGCACACTGTCCGATGCTGACCGTCCGGATTTGTACCCGACGGACAACGCGCCCCTGTGTGATGAGATCGACCGTCTAAACCACCAAATCTACGTTAATATCAACAACGGGGCCTATAAGGCGGGTTTCTCTTCGAGCCAAGACGTCTATGCGACGGCCTTCGAAAACTATTTTGAGGCGCTGGGCGTGTTAGAGCAGCACCTCGCAGCAGACAATCGCCCCTACCTGACAGGTGAAACCTTTACGGAAGCTGATCTGCGCCTGTTCCCGACCCTTTTTCGCCATGACCCTGTGTACTATCTGCGGATGAAGTTGAACGGGGCCATGATTTTGGACTACCCGCATCTTTGGCGTTGGATCTGCCGTGTCTACGCACTTCAAGGGGTCGCGGACAGCAGTGCGCTGGTGCATTGTCGCCAAGGATATTTTGGACGGTCATGGAACAATGTGGTGCCGCTGGGGCCGTTTCGTCCGATGACCTACCCCGAGGCCTTTGCGCACCCAGAACTTGCGCGTTAGGCCCCCCGAAAGTAACCAAATATGCGTTGATTAAAGCATTAGCGCCTTGTTCACGAGATCGTCTTTGCCAAGATACTTTGAGACATCGACGCCCCGCTCCTCCAGTGCTTCGACAAGTTCAGTCTCGCTCAATTCCTCAATCGCTTCGGTGGTCATTTTTAGGAAATTGATCTTGCGCTTGATCGCAGGATTGGTTTCGCCGAACACACTGCGGTTTTCAAAGGCAAACTCCTGCGCATATTTGCCCATAAAATGGGTGAGGAACGTATTGATACTAGGCCGAACCCGCGGGTCATCGGTCATATGTTTTGCCGTGGCGTCGAGGGTCTCCAGCATCAGTTTTGACCAGCGTTCCGCGCCCTTGTCGTTCATCAACTGAATCGCATTGTGCGTGTGATGAAAGTTCAGCCGGAATTCCGCACCGTGGTAATAGGGACCGCCCCCCATCACATCAATCCACATCGCCGCTTGGGTATTTATGTGGTGGTCAACGCCGCCAACGCGGGCAAAAACCGAGGTAAACCATGCTTCGTCCGCAAAGACACGCTCGTAAAAATCGGCAACGATATTGACGATCCGATCCTGCCCCAATACGGAATACAACTGCCAGAATTGTATCGGTTTTGAGACATCATTTGCGGCCGTAAGCGATACGATCTGGGGAAGTCTGTGTGCGTCGGGTGGAAGCACCTTCTTTGCGATCGCGGCGGTTATATAATCCCGTTGGATTTTTTCGGACATATAGCCATGCCGCGTTGGAAATCGGGGAAACTCAAATTTGGTCACAAGCTTGTCCTTTCGCACATAGATATGGGAATGATGTGTTCGTCGGACCTATATAGGGAGCCTTACACCGCCTTAACAGGGGGGCAATTTTTGGCCTGAGTACGTAATCGGGCAGCACCAAGGGTGGTACTGCCCAAATTTTGTGGGATGTATTGATAGCTGAACCGCTACAAAGCGACGCCGAAAATCAATCCAGCAGCAGCAGTTGCGACCATGGCGAGTGTGCCCCAGAAAATCACACGCAAGGCGCCTTTCAGGATCCCAGCCCCTCCGACGGACGCGCCAAGCCCACCCAGCGTCGCAAGAGCGACAAGCGTGGCAAGTCCAACAGCGATTGGCACCTGAGACACTGGCACTAATGCGGCGACAATCAAGGGAGCACCCGCACCGACGGCGAACGTCACGGCTGACACAACCGCTGCTTGAAGAGGACGCGCAGCAACCATATCAGAAATACCGAGTTCGTCCCGAACATGCGCTCCAAGGGCATCCTTTTCGGTGAGTTGGATGGCAACTTGGCGCGCCAAATCTTCATCCAAACCACGCTCGACATAGATACGGGCCAATTCTTGAAGTTCGGCTTCGGGTGCTTCCACCAACTCTCTGGCCTCCCGCGCGATGTCGGCCTGCTCTGCATCTGATTGCGAACTGACAGACACATACTCGCCCGCCGCCATAGACATCGCCCCCGCGACAAGGCCAGCGAAGCCCGCGATCAGAATTTCGGGGTGTCCGGAGCCCGCCGTTGCAACCCCGATAATCAGGCTGGCCGTTGAAACAAGGCCGTCATTCGCCCCCATAACGGCGGCACGGAGCCAGCCAATGCGATGCACAAAGTGTTTTTCGTCGTGTCTTGAAATGCTCATTTGGGTTGGCCTTATTGCTCTTGCGATTTGGGGCGCGTAACGTCTTGAATTGCGGCCAAGGTAGTTTCTCGTGGTTTGATCCTCAAGGCACGAAGTGCGTTCAGAATAACCGCGGCGTCAATTACTTCCTGAAACAACGCGCCCTGCACAGGCGAAAGGTATCCAAGGGCCGCGGCGATCATCCCCGCAAAGGAAAGGCCAATCCCCGCAATCACACTTTCCAATGCAATCCGCCGCGCGCCCTGCGCCACCTCGATTCCTGAAAGCAGGGGACTCAGGCGGTCAACAAGAAGCACCATGTCTGCTGCCTCGGCGGAGGCCGCCGTTCCGCGCACCCCCATCGCCACTCCAATGTTCGCAGCCGCAAGAGCTGGCGCGTCGTTCACGCCATCACCAACCATCATCACCGGTCCGTTTTCGCGCTCTGACAAAACCAGACGAACCTTTTGATCTGGCGTCAAATCGGAGCAAATCGCGTCAAAGCCCAACCCTTCGGTTACTGCTTCAGCAACGGCGCGTCGGTCGCCCGTTGCGAGCAGGATACGTTTGATGCCCGTCCGACGAAGCCCTGTCAAAAGCTCGGAAGTGCCCGATCTCAAAGCATCGGCCATCACCAAATGACCCGCCAATTGTCCGTCCACAGCAAGGGCCACAAGGATAGC
This Falsihalocynthiibacter arcticus DNA region includes the following protein-coding sequences:
- a CDS encoding VIT1/CCC1 transporter family protein codes for the protein MSISRHDEKHFVHRIGWLRAAVMGANDGLVSTASLIIGVATAGSGHPEILIAGFAGLVAGAMSMAAGEYVSVSSQSDAEQADIAREARELVEAPEAELQELARIYVERGLDEDLARQVAIQLTEKDALGAHVRDELGISDMVAARPLQAAVVSAVTFAVGAGAPLIVAALVPVSQVPIAVGLATLVALATLGGLGASVGGAGILKGALRVIFWGTLAMVATAAAGLIFGVAL
- a CDS encoding glutathione S-transferase C-terminal domain-containing protein yields the protein MALPKTPSNDTPLNTSVEESQSDAVARRLKGEFVRGVSGFRSVLEEDSDFPAEPNRYHLFVALNCPWCHRVTLARNVLGLQNSITMDVAFPNRTLEDDPVAASLWEFNPQRVATLTGAPLPECTSETATGQQFRLVKQIYEAEGALETSVPILYDKKTKRIVANESAEIIRMLNRYAGKLGSTLSDADRPDLYPTDNAPLCDEIDRLNHQIYVNINNGAYKAGFSSSQDVYATAFENYFEALGVLEQHLAADNRPYLTGETFTEADLRLFPTLFRHDPVYYLRMKLNGAMILDYPHLWRWICRVYALQGVADSSALVHCRQGYFGRSWNNVVPLGPFRPMTYPEAFAHPELAR